A genomic region of Papaver somniferum cultivar HN1 chromosome 7, ASM357369v1, whole genome shotgun sequence contains the following coding sequences:
- the LOC113293362 gene encoding uncharacterized protein LOC113293362 — MALEWYNDDPSPWMIQQAKEELENLESEHPNRFKLLKHELETFISDASSAKFHHYVNPTVHNFGSSSKSISTQASTSIRKRKRCPQIQNTHPGDVVQWTTTSDAAITTTKQNLHKMEHQKRTSVDAAIQRAEACLEKLRIVKASFSV; from the exons ATGGCGTTAGAGTGGTATAATGATGATCCTTCACCATGGATGATACAACAAGCTAAAGAGGAATTAGAAAATCTTGAATCTGAGCATCCGAATCGGTTCAAACTCCTTAAACATGAACTTGAAACATTCATCTCAGACGCATCATCAGCAAAATTTCATCATTATGTCAATCCTACTGTACACAACTTTGGTTCTTCTTCTAAATCCATCTCTACTCAAG CTTCAACTAGCATCAGGAAGAGGAAAAGATGTCCACAAATCCAAAATACCCATCCAGGTGATGTAGTTCAATGGACAACTACTAGTGATGCAGCTATCACTACTACTAAGCAAAATCTTCATAAGATGGAACATCAGAAGAGGACGAGTGTTGATGCTGCAATCCAAAGGGCGGAAGCTTGTTTGGAGAAACTTCGAATTGTGAAGGCCAGTTTTAGCGTATAA